A genome region from Anopheles stephensi strain Indian chromosome 2, UCI_ANSTEP_V1.0, whole genome shotgun sequence includes the following:
- the LOC118505561 gene encoding ABC transporter G family member 20 isoform X2, with protein sequence MTAVEVISGYKYFGKANDPNKKIVLNHLNMSVTRGSIYGLLGASGCGKTTLLSCIVGRKFLNDGEINVLGGTPGTAGSGVPGPRIGYMPQDIALVEEFTIKETIYYFGRIYGMSKEKIRERYKLLKHLLELPGDDRYVGNCSGGQQRRVSFAAAMVHEPELLILDEPTVGLDPLLREKIWQYLVETTSTSKMAVIITTHYIEEAKQAGFIGLMRNGILLAEDTPANILERFSCTSLEEAFLNLCQKHGPSEEADRTTHQTQTLRAIAGTQDLKKVIPALTTNEQKAKDGGGLFAEKRKPLTSTIKELVSFTSRRRMNALLSKNFLQMIRQPAGMVFLFLYPIFQLVSFYVAVGGNPKDLRLGIVNEELTNIRQCFNESLITTYYREDYDCDLYKVSCRFMEKLNRSVAIQEYYDTYEDAYRDARKGKILGFIHFSENFTESLQDVRDNVRDADDGSFHTSEIKVYLDKSDQQITFFIEKKLLQTYREFAESLMEDCRLPKQLANIPITFETPVYGTFDEEFTDFMAPGVVMTMIFFLATLITATIFITDRLEGVWDRTIVAGITALELLLAHILTQTSIMLLQCLEIILLATFLFDAQNQGSNITVVGLLMLLGFAGMLYGLLISIFCDAHSTANFMATGSFYPMIILCGILWPLEGMPQYLQYVAYCFPFTIPSIAVRNVLTKGWSITNSQVYMGYGAVGVWIISLLLLCLLGLKIKK encoded by the exons CTACGGACTACTCGGTGCCTCCGGTTGCGGCAAAACCACACTACTGTCCTGCATCGTGGGGCGAAAGTTTCTCAACGATGGCGAAATTAACGTACTCGGCGGAACGCCCGGCACAGCAGGTTCGGGCGTCCCCGGACCACGGATCGGCTACATGCCACAGGACATCGCACTGGTCGAAGAGTTCACCATTAAAGAAACGATCTACTATTTCGGTAGAATATACGGCATGTCGAAGGAGAAGATTCGGGAACGGTACAAACTGTTGAAGCATTTACTCGAGCTGCCCGGTGATGATCG GTACGTCGGCAACTGTAGCGGCGGTCAACAGCGGCGCGTTTCGTTCGCGGCCGCCATGGTCCACGAACCGGAGCTGCTCATACTGGACGAACCGACCGTGGGGTTGGATCCGTTGTTGCGCGAAAAGATCTGGCAGTACCTAGTGGAAACGACCAGTACAAGCAAAATGGCTGTGATTATAACGACACACTACATCGAGGAGGCAAAGCAGGCAGGTTTT ATTGGCCTGATGCGCAATGGCATACTGCTGGCGGAGGACACACCGGCCAACATCCTGGAGCGGTTCTCCTGCACGTCGCTCGAGGAAGCGTTTCTCAACCTCTGCCAGAAGCACGGTCCCTCCGAGGAGGCCGACCGCACGACACACCAGACGCAAACGCTGCGAGCGATTGCGGGCACGCAAGACCTCAAGAAGGTGATACCGGCGCTGACCACCAACGAACAGAAGGCAAAGGACGGCGGTGGTTTGTTTGCGGAAAAGCGGAAACCACTGACCAGCACGATCAAGGAGCTGGTCAGCTTCACGAGCAGGCGGCGCATGAACGCGCTGCTGTCGAAGAACTTCCTGCAGATGATCCGACAACCGGC TGGGATGGTCTTCCTGTTCCTGTATCCGATATTTCAGCTGGTAAGCTTCTACGTCGCGGTCGGTGGCAATCCGAAGGACCTGCGGCTAGGGATCGTGAACGAGGAGCTGACCAACATTCGACAGTGCTTCAACGAGTCGCTCATAACCACCTACTACCGCGAGGACTACGACTGTGATCTGTACAAGGTGTCGTGTAGATTTATGGAGAAGCTCAACCGGAGTGTAGCGATACAG GAATACTACGACACGTACGAGGATGCGTATCGTGATGCGCGGAAGGGTAAGATTCTTGGGTTCATTCACTTCTCGGAAAACTTCACCGAATCGCTGCAGGACGTGCGGGACAATGTGCGGGACGCGGACGACGGTTCGTTCCACACGTCCGAGATAAAGGTGTACCTGGACAAGTCCGACCAGCAGATTACGTTCTTCATCGAGAAGAAGCTGCTCCAGACGTACCGCGAGTTTGCCGAAAGTCTGATGGAGGACTGCCGGCTGCCGAAGCAGCTCGCCAACATACCGATCACCTTCGAGACGCCCGTGTACGGCACGTTCGACGAGGAGTTCACCGACTTCATGGCACCGGGTGTCGTGATGAC CATGATCTTCTTTCTGGCCACGCTGATTACTGCCACCATCTTCATCACCGATCGGTTGGAGGGAGTATGGGATCGAACGATCGTTGCCG GCATCACGGCACTGGAACTGCTGCTGGCGCACATTCTCACCCAGACGTCCATTATGCTGCTACAGTGTCTAGAAATTATTCTGCTTGCCACCTTCCTTTTCGATGCACAGAACCAGGGAAGCAACATCACCGTGGTCGGTCTGTTGATGTTGCTGGGCTTCGCGGGAATGCTGTACG GTCTGCTAATATCGATCTTTTGTGATGCACATTCAACGGCCAACTTTATGGCGACCGGTAGCTTCTATCCCATGATCATCCTGTGCG GTATACTTTGGCCCCTGGAGGGTATGCCCCAGTACCTGCAGTACGTTGCATACTGCTTCCCATTCACCATACCGTCGATCGCGGTGCGGAACGTCCTTACCAAGGGCTGGAGCATTACCAACTCGCAGGTCTACATGGGATACGGTGCGGTCGGCGTGTGGATCATCAGCTTACTATTACTGTGCCTGCTCGGGTTGAAGATAAAGAAATAG
- the LOC118505560 gene encoding biorientation of chromosomes in cell division protein 1-like 1: protein MVDDPHFIDAMVQELKSQGLFDQFRKECLADVDTKPAYQNLRQRVEGTVNKFLGQQEWSDNIRYKNQLRDQLRKNIIESGFLDAGVERIVDQVVNPKIATIFQPKVEEIVYNYLGIEKPKSSFNGNEHPVTHAESLLEDLEAVSPDSDKKSDGCLTPSPPPQPPQPPPPAEEPDEHVVENMDIDEEEEDDDPMDESKEQDDFESPAFEPLEVRSPSKTKDETNDESNSSVISGLTSQESVKSCDDREDSPAPTNAKQSTDVPPTNEQQTPTTKDSEFSQEVAPTNDSQLSQVSSNSQLLTATAQSSSEEVQPPKENERLDITEEAQMPTLFSSSMDKVSSSNEGENDGAEGSKKITFDFKKDEYDFVGTGRPSAMASTGDESLGDANRERDQEDDSTPTVTPTETPTETPEKPKDADQPNIALQDEETSQSEHSLKICEDTFSDDNTKDSRSQEDQASARDSPSKIKGLSDASSCSVKSDPGRKNIPSSPVEKHAEKTDETEQEQEKEEEEEEAAEKKEGEEKNGEEETIAQKDKDDIAPSKEDDHYQEHSKHQNNNRRSSDRDSEDGNDKHGSGGSGPPPPPPSDGNACTEEKLPSSQESSDKAPEKEKSPPKDATDAVQSPTSSKKRDRSYRSVTPSGGRTPIDSSSSGIQSGDDSEKSPETLKSYSKPESIVLPVQPVVIDQMLTSADDSKIERLLNGETQTNDATLESLQRQWQSSTEGKIRKPIFASNFFEARRLVRVRKKMQRHEQKCREKALAMAKKYINENKAFAGHGMEDQGIELEFVCDGKRKSPGPMISSPVPKVEPATAVEQAPQPVPDPELLYFPEEREVYGFDEQRLNFLRSKTDGVTFGKNFKVQHYRTIICSLTVATAPTPRVSKRPTTSAFGSAKIRRTEALNGVTKKLDLSADGGKNGTSMAMGKQRSIRSRLVEKSTPPSVGTDA, encoded by the exons ATGGTAGACGATCCGCACTTTATCGACGCCATGGTTCAGGAGCTGAAGTCTCAAGGTCTTTTCGATCAGTTCCGGAAGGAGTGTTTGGCCGACGTGGACACGAAACCTGCTTATCAGAACTTGCGGCAGCGCGTGGAAGGCACGGTGAACAAGTTTCTCGGTCAGCAGGAATGGTCCGATAACATACGGTACAAAAATCAACTGAGAGATCAGCTGCGCAAAAACATCATCGA GTCTGGGTTTCTCGATGCCGGCGTGGAACGTATCGTGGACCAGGTGGTGAATCCAAAAATAGCCACCATATTTCAGCCGAAAGTGGAAGAAATTGTGTACAACTATCTTGGAATCGAAAAACCAAAGTCTTCGTTCAACGGGAACGAGCATCCCGTTACGCATGCCGAATCCTTGCTGGAAGATCTGGAAGCGGTAAGTCCGGATTCGGACAAAAAATCGGATGGCTGCCTTACACCTTCGCCACCACCCCAACCACCACAACCGCCGCCGCCCGCCGAAGAACCGGACGAACATGTGGTGGAAAATATGGACatcgacgaggaggaggaggatgatgatCCGATGGATGAATCTAAAGAGCAGGATGATTTTGAATCGCCCGCCTTCGAACCGCTGGAAGTGCGGTCACCGAGCAAAACGAAGGACGAAACGAACGACGAATCTAACTCGTCCGTCATCAGCGGGCTAACATCGCAGGAATCGGTAAAGAGCTGCGATGATCGGGAGGATAGTCCTGCGCCTACCAATGCCAAGCAATCTACTGATGTGCCTCCAACCAATGAGCAGCAAACGCCGACAACGAAAGATTCCGAGTTTAGCCAGGAAGTTGCACCGACAAACGATTCTCAGCTGTCGCAGGTTTCCAGCAACAGTCAGCTACTGACGGCAACTGCACAATCCTCTAGTGAGGAGGTACAACCGCCGAAAGAGAACGAACGGCTGGACATTACGGAAGAAGCGCAAATGCCTACCCTGTTTAGCAGTTCAATGGACAAGGTGTCTAGCTCCAATGAGGGAGAAAACGATGGCGCGGAAGGAAGCAAGAAGATAACGTTCGATTTCAAGAAGGATGAGTACGATTTCGTGGGCACTGGGCGCCCGTCGGCAATGGCTTCTACTGGCGACGAGAGTTTGGGTGATGCCAATCGAGAACGGGACCAAGAAG ATGATAGCACTCCAACGGTCACCCCTACGGAAACACCAACAGAAACGCCGGAAAAGCCCAAAGACGCCGACCAGCCAAATATTGCGCTGCAAGACGAAGAGACATCGCAATCGGAACATTCACTTAAAATTTGTGAAGATACGTTCAGCGATGATAATACAAAAGATTCACGGTCGCAAGAGGACCAAGCATCGGCACGCGACAGTCCGTCGAAAATTAAAGGCCTTTCCGAtgccagcagctgcagcgtgAAGAGTGATCCGGGTCGCAAAAATATTCCTTCAAGCCCGGTAGAAAAACACGCCGAAAAGACAGACGAAACGGAACAAGAGcaggagaaggaggaggaggaggaggaggcagCAGAGAAGAAGGAAGGGGAAGAGAAAAACGGCGAGGAAGAAACTATCGCGCAGAAAGATAAGGATGATATCGCACCGAGCAAAGAAGATGATCACTATCAGGAACACAGCAAGCATCAGAACAACAACCGTCGATCTAGCGATCGTGATTCGGAGGATGGTAATGATAAGCATGGTTCCGGTGGATCgggcccaccaccacccccaccatCCGATGGTAATGCGTGCACCGAGGAGAAGCTGCCCTCCTCGCAGGAATCTTCCGACAAGGCACCAGAGAAGGAAAAGTCCCCTCCAAAGGATGCAACGGACGCGGTTCAATCGCCGACCTCAAGCAAGAAGCGTGATCGCAGCTACCGCTCGGTGACACCGTCCGGTGGTCGTACACCGATCGATTCCTCCTCTTCCGGCATCCAGTCGGGCGATGATTCGGAGAAAAGTCCCGAAACGTTAAAATCATACAGCAAACCGGAATCGATCGTACTTCCCGTACAGCCGGTCGTTATCGATCAAATGCTTACGAGTGCGGATGATTCGAAAATCGAACGTCTGCTGAATGGGGAAACGCAAACGAACGATGCCACGCTGGAATCGCTGCAGCGCCAGTGGCAGTCATCAACGGAGGGCAAGATACGGAAGCCCATATTCGCCTCGAACTTCTTCGAGGCGCGCCGGCTGGTAAGGGTACGCAAGAAGATGCAACGCCACGAGCAGAAGTGCCGCGAAAAGGCACTGGCGATGGCGAAAAAGTACATCAACGAAAACAAAGCATTCGCCGGCCACGGTATGGAGGATCAGGGTATCGAGCTGGAATTTGtgtgcgatgggaaacgaAAATCCCCCGGACCGATGATATCGTCACCCGTGCCTAAGGTAGAACCGGCTACCGCTGTGGAGCAAGCACCGCAGCCAGTCCCCGATCCGGAGCTACTGTACTTCCCCGAAGAGCGGGAAGTGTATGGGTTCGATGAGCAGCGTCTGAACTTTTTGCGCTCCAAAACGGACGGTGTTACGTTCGGGAAGAACTTCAAGGTGCAGCACTACCGAACGATAATCTGTTCGCTTACCGTCGCCACCGCACCAACACCGAGAGTTTCCAAACGGCCCACAACCAGTGCGTTCGGGAGCGCCAAGATCCGGCGTACCGAGGCGCTTAACGGCGTAACGAAGAAGCTCGATCTGAGTGCGGACGGTGGGAAAAATGGGACCAGTATGGCGATGGGTAAACAGCGGTCGATCAGAAGCCGATTGGTAGAGAAAAGCACTCCACCATCCGTGGGAACGGATGCTTAG
- the LOC118505566 gene encoding beta-galactosidase-like: MNGYLVLLPLALCLCGLPTIGASQPARKFDIDFQNDTFTKDGQPFQFISGSFHYFRALPESWRHILRSMRAAGLNTVMTYIEWSLHEPMPGQYQWEGMANLDEFIEIAKSEDLFVILRPGPYICAERDMGGFPHWLLTKYPSIKLRTYDTDYLREVQNWYTQLMPRIVPHLYGNGGPVIMVSIENEYGSFHACDGQYMQFLKNLTVHFVQDKAVLFTNDGPELLKCGSIPGILPTLDFGITTNPNVFWQQLRKYLPKGPLVNAEYYPGWLTHWMEPTARVDAGMVVSTLKLMLNQKANVNFYMFFGGTNFGFTAGANDVGPGKYSADITSYDYDAPLDEAGDPTPKYFEIRKVLLEYFGDPGVPAPQKLPKMTLDTVWLERRGSMLSKHGRTMLASRMVAAVQPVSFEALNQHSGFLLYETTLPAGLNRDPYTLKVEHLHDRAYVHVDGKFYGILSRETNVDTIPLSVGLGTKLQLLVESQGRINYNIPNDFKGILGSVTADAKPLHNWTITSFPLDSYRYLENFLSQQPAEKDDLVGAGAQIYYGTFSINTDTIYDTYLYPNVWGKGLVFVNGFNLGRYWPLAGPQITLYVPRHILRKGSNHIVMIEYQQHVQHPYVQFVDKPIFT; the protein is encoded by the exons ATGAACGGTTATCTGGTGCTACTGCCGTTAGCACTGTGCCTTTGTGGTTTGCCAACGATCGGCGCTTCTCAACCGGCC CGCAAGTTCGATATCGACTTCCAGAACGATACCTTCACCAAAGATGGTCAACCGTTCCAGTTCATCTCCGGTTCGTTCCACTATTTCCGTGCGCTGCCCGAATCATGGCGCCACATCTTGCGTTCGATGAGGGCGGCCGGACTGAACACGGTCATGAC CTACATCGAATGGTCACTGCACGAACCGATGCCGGGCCAGTACCAGTGGGAGGGCATGGCTAATCTGGACGAATTCATCGAGATAGCGAAAAGTGAGGATTTGTTCGTGATCTTGCGTCCCGGGCCGTACATCTGTGCCGAGCGCGATATGGGTGGATTCCCGCACTGGCTGCTCACCAAGTATCCTTCGATCAAGCTGCGAACGTACGATACAG ACTACTTGAGGGAGGTGCAGAATTGGTACACCCAGCTCATGCCCCGCATTGTGCCGCATCTGTACGGCAACGGGGGCCCAGTGATTATGGTTTCCATCGAAAACGAGTACGGGTCGTTTCATGCGTGTGATGGCCAGTACATGCAGTTTTTGAAAAACTTAACCG TTCACTTTGTGCAGGATAAAGCCGTGCTGTTTACGAACGATGGACCGGAACTTTTGAAGTGTGGTTCCATCCCCGGAATTCTACCCACGCTGGACTTTGGAATCA CCACCAATCCGAATGTATTTTGGCAGCAGCTGCGAAAGTATTTGCCGAAAGGACCGCTCGTCAATGCGGAGTATTATCCCGGCTGGTTAACGCACTGGATGGAACCGACGGCACGTGTCGATGCAGGAATGGTGGTCAGCACGCTGAAGCTTATGCTGAACCAGAAGGCCAACGTCAACTTTTACATGTTCTTCGGTGGTACCAACTTCGGGTTTACTGCCGGTGCAAACGATGTGGGTCCGGGGAAGTACAGTGCCGACATCACGTCGTACGATTACGATGCACCGCTGGATGAGGCCGGAGATCCGACGCCAAAGTATTTCGAAATCCGGAAGGTGTTGCTGGAG TATTTTGGAGATCCCGGTGTGCCAGCTCCACAAAAGCTACCCAAGATGACGCTTGATACGGTTTGGTTGGAACGGCGTGGATCCATGCTATCGAAGCACGGTCGAACAATGCTCGCCAGTCGGATGGTGGCCGCCGTTCAACCGGTCTCGTTTGAAGCGCTCAATCAGCATTCCGGATTTTTGCTGTACGAAACGACGCTGCCCGCTGGGTTGAACCGTGATCCTTACACGCTTAAGGTGGAACATCTTCACGATCGTGCCTACGTGCATGTGGACGGG AAATTCTACGGCATACTGTCGCGTGAAACCAACGTTGACACGATCCCGCTGAGCGTGGGACTGGGCACAAagctgcagctgctggtgGAAAGTCAGGGACGCATTAATTACAACATTCCGAACGACTTCAAGGGAATCCTCGGATCAGTGACGGCTGATGCTAAACCGCTCCACAACTGGACCATCACCTCCTTCCCGCTGGACAGCTATCGCTATTTGGAAAACTTCCTTTCGCAACAGCCGGCCGAAAAGGATGATCTGGTCGGTGCGGGAGCACAGATTTACTACGGCACCTTTTCAATCAATACCGACACGATCTACGATACCTACCTGTATCCGAACGTGTGGGGTAAAGGATTGGTGTTTGTCAACGGTTTCAACTTGGGTCGCTATTGGCCGCTGGCCGGACCCCAAATTACGCTCTACGTGCCGAGACACATTCTGCGGAAGGGAAGCAATCATATCGTCATGATCGAGTACCAGCAACACGTCCAGCATCCGTACGTGCAGTTTGTCGATAAGCCCATCTTTACATAG
- the LOC118505567 gene encoding uncharacterized protein LOC118505567 produces the protein MSGMQQNGTENDVLTECYDPVAILLSSINHDTENLTEVLRQCGVRYNQLSGLVEEDLREMGLTNSKAIQEILSELSMLSNQARMYDSVLRDEFNPQRYAQTVFKNSLEHLEAISCMLRLVELKTQASFPHNVLLQNRYYASEFCLQLTGKINAKLDDIQSVLNEPAECDGKPRSFKRNRMFLPLIVLSGTVMLAFVYRKSTSLF, from the exons ATGAGCGGAATGCAGCAAAACGGTACAGAAAACGACGTGCTGACCGAATGTTACGATCCAGTCGCTATTTTGCTCAGCAGCATAAACCACGATACGGAAAATCTCACAGAAGTATTGCG ACAATGTGGTGTCCGGTACAACCAGCTAAGCGGTCTGGTGGAGGAGGATTTGCGCGAAATGGGTTTGACCAACAGTAAGGCAATACAGGAAATATTGTCGGAACTATCCATGCTATCAAACCAGGCGCGGATGTACGACAG TGTGCTTCGGGACGAGTTTAATCCACAACGGTACGCACAAACGGTTTTCAAGAACAGTTTGGAGCACTTGGAAGCGATAAGCTGCATGCTACGGTTGGTAGAATTAAAGACACAAGCATCCTTCCCGCACAATGTGCTGTTACAGAATCGTTATTATGCATCGGAGTTTTGCCTACAGCTAACCGGCAAGATCAATGCAAAGCTGGACGACATTCAGTCGGTACTGAACGAACCGGCCGAGTGTGATGGGAAACCTCGATCATTCAAACGGAATAGAATGTTCCTACCGCTAATAGTACTATCCGGCACTGTGATGCTTGCCTTCGTATACAGGAAATCTACATCCTTGTTTTAG